In a genomic window of Quercus lobata isolate SW786 chromosome 4, ValleyOak3.0 Primary Assembly, whole genome shotgun sequence:
- the LOC115987052 gene encoding probable glutathione S-transferase isoform X2 yields the protein MKMADEVILLDFWPSMFGMRVRIALAEKGIKYEYKEQDIFNKSPLLLEMNPIHKKIPVLIHNGKPVYEVWNDKSPLLPSDPYQRAHARFWADFVDKKVYDVSTKLLTTKGEELEVGKKEFFEIYKILEGELGDKPYFGGETFGFVDLSLITFYSWFHVYEVFGNINIEAECPKIIAWAKRCLQKETLANSLTDQKKVYEDVLRRKRSLE from the exons ATGAAAATGGCAGACGAGGTGATTCTGCTAGATTTCTGGCCCAGTATGTTTGGGATGAGAGTCAGGATTGCACTGGCCGAGAAGGGTATCAAGTATGAGTACAAGGAGCAGGATATATTTAACAAGAGCCCTCTGCTTTTAGAGATGAACCCCATTCACAAGAAGATCCCAGTTCTCATCCACAATGGCAAACCTGTGT ATGAGGTCTGGAACGATAAGTCTCCATTGCTGCCCTCTGATCCTTACCAGAGAGCTCATGCCAGGTTCTGGGCTGATTTTGTTGATAAGAAG GTTTATGATGTTTCAACGAAGTTATTGACCACAAAAGGAGAAGAGCTGGAGGTAGGCAAGAAGGAATTCTTTGAAATCTATAAGATATTAGAGGGGGAGCTTGGTGACAAGCCTTATTTTGGGGGTGAAACATTTGGGTTTGTGGACCTTTCTCTTATCACTTTCTACAGCTGGTTCCATGTGTATGAGGTATTTGGCAATATCAACATAGAGGCAGAGTGCCCCAAGATTATTGCATGGGCAAAGAGGTGCTTGCAGAAGGAGACTCTGGCCAACTCTCTTACTGACCAGAAGAAGGTTTATGAGGATGTATTGAGGAGAAAACGTAGCTTGGAGTAG
- the LOC115987052 gene encoding probable glutathione S-transferase isoform X1, protein MKMADEVILLDFWPSMFGMRVRIALAEKGIKYEYKEQDIFNKSPLLLEMNPIHKKIPVLIHNGKPVCESLIIVQYIDEVWNDKSPLLPSDPYQRAHARFWADFVDKKVYDVSTKLLTTKGEELEVGKKEFFEIYKILEGELGDKPYFGGETFGFVDLSLITFYSWFHVYEVFGNINIEAECPKIIAWAKRCLQKETLANSLTDQKKVYEDVLRRKRSLE, encoded by the exons ATGAAAATGGCAGACGAGGTGATTCTGCTAGATTTCTGGCCCAGTATGTTTGGGATGAGAGTCAGGATTGCACTGGCCGAGAAGGGTATCAAGTATGAGTACAAGGAGCAGGATATATTTAACAAGAGCCCTCTGCTTTTAGAGATGAACCCCATTCACAAGAAGATCCCAGTTCTCATCCACAATGGCAAACCTGTGTGTGAGTCTCTCATCATTGTTCAGTACATAGATGAGGTCTGGAACGATAAGTCTCCATTGCTGCCCTCTGATCCTTACCAGAGAGCTCATGCCAGGTTCTGGGCTGATTTTGTTGATAAGAAG GTTTATGATGTTTCAACGAAGTTATTGACCACAAAAGGAGAAGAGCTGGAGGTAGGCAAGAAGGAATTCTTTGAAATCTATAAGATATTAGAGGGGGAGCTTGGTGACAAGCCTTATTTTGGGGGTGAAACATTTGGGTTTGTGGACCTTTCTCTTATCACTTTCTACAGCTGGTTCCATGTGTATGAGGTATTTGGCAATATCAACATAGAGGCAGAGTGCCCCAAGATTATTGCATGGGCAAAGAGGTGCTTGCAGAAGGAGACTCTGGCCAACTCTCTTACTGACCAGAAGAAGGTTTATGAGGATGTATTGAGGAGAAAACGTAGCTTGGAGTAG